TCGGCGCCGCCGTCGCGGGCCTGCGCGCCGCCGACGAAGCGGTGCCCGTCGGTGCGGGGCAGCTCGAAGACCACCTCGACCGGGTCGTCGTGTTGGCTGTCGGCCCGCAACCGATGGCGGCACTCCACGCGCTGCTCCTCGACGACCGCCTCGGTGGCCAGCCGCACCCGGGTGGTGACCGTGTGCCACGTCGGGGTCGTCTCGCAGCGCACGGCGAGATCCTTGGCGAATGCGCAGCGCAGCGCCGCGCCGCGGGCGGTGAACTCCACCATGGCCTCCCCGGCGTAGCCGCCCTGCTCGTAGACGACCGCCGGCCCCTCTTCGAGCACCACGCCGGTGGTGTTGGTGAAGGCCAGGACGACCTCGGGGGCGGGGCCCCCGCCGGGGCGCCACACCAGCTCCCGGCGCACATCGGCCACCGGCGCCACCGCCAGCGGCACGGTCGCCGCACCGCCGCGTTTCAGCGACACCGGGGTGGCCAGCCGGTAGTGGAAATACTCGCCGCGCTCGTCGGTGTCGACGTCGGCGGCGGCCGCGGCGTAGCCCGCGGCGCTCTCGGCGTCCCCGGGTCCGGCGCTTCGCATCGCCGCGCTGACCATCGCGCGGGCCCCCTGCGGGGCGGCCACCCGGTCGCGCTCCTCGCGCACCGTGCGCCGGACCCGGCGCGCGGAGTACAGGTCGACGTCGAACGAGAGCGGCTGACCGGTGGTCAAGGTCACCTCGACCTCGGTGAGGTCCTCGTCGAGCGGGTTGTGGATGATGCCCATCGCGACGACGGTCAGCGAGCTCGCGTCGCGGATCAGCCGGTAGGAGACCCGCCATATCGGGGCGGCGACGAGGTAGGAGACCCGGGCGTCCTCGGCGCGCCCCCGCACCGCCACGGTCACCTCGCGGTGCTGCCCGCCGGTGGCGCCGCGCAGCTTCTCCACGCGGTAGGACAGATCGTCGCGCGACGGCGCCTCCACGACGGTCAGCCGCTCCACCGCGGCGAGATCGACCAGGCTGATCTCGTCGGCGTCGGTGCGCAGCACCAGCTGGCGGCGGCCGTCGCCGGCGTCGTCCACGCCGATCACCGCACCGCGCCGGCGGCGATCCCCGCAGTCCAGCTCGACGCTGCGTCCGCGCAGACCGTCGAGCAGCCCGACCAGGGCGGCACCGGGATGCCCCGGCAGGTCGCGGGCGGCGGCCTCCTCGTGCGCGTCGGCCGGGGTGTCGAAGGTCACCGCGCCCAGGAGCGCCGGGTCCGCCGAGTCGCGGGCGCCGACGTC
This sequence is a window from Mycolicibacillus parakoreensis. Protein-coding genes within it:
- a CDS encoding DUF4139 domain-containing protein encodes the protein MSPRPPVTRLVLYKHGVAFVGRRGPIDGDFTLTVRRDDMKDVLKSLFVDVGARDSADPALLGAVTFDTPADAHEEAAARDLPGHPGAALVGLLDGLRGRSVELDCGDRRRRGAVIGVDDAGDGRRQLVLRTDADEISLVDLAAVERLTVVEAPSRDDLSYRVEKLRGATGGQHREVTVAVRGRAEDARVSYLVAAPIWRVSYRLIRDASSLTVVAMGIIHNPLDEDLTEVEVTLTTGQPLSFDVDLYSARRVRRTVREERDRVAAPQGARAMVSAAMRSAGPGDAESAAGYAAAAADVDTDERGEYFHYRLATPVSLKRGGAATVPLAVAPVADVRRELVWRPGGGPAPEVVLAFTNTTGVVLEEGPAVVYEQGGYAGEAMVEFTARGAALRCAFAKDLAVRCETTPTWHTVTTRVRLATEAVVEEQRVECRHRLRADSQHDDPVEVVFELPRTDGHRFVGGAQARDGGADARWQRFAVTVPGGRSVTAEVVETWPVYTEVDYEDLAPGRLESWLAGRALDAETVAALSGVLAHWERATRLDGRHERAVSARAELYDAQSRLTEQLQVLGTDDEEGRLRARQVAELAALQDRVGDLDAEVDRLRADAAAARSAAAAELHRLVS